A window of Desulfovibrio sp. genomic DNA:
TGGGCGGCCTGCGGCAAACTCGACAACATTTGCCGCAGGCCTTTTGTGGAGGAGGGACTGTCATGCCTGGCCTCAAGCGACCGCTGGCGGTTTTCATGCATCAGATTACAAGGCCTGTATGCAATCACCGAGCCAGTTTGTCAGGCGTGGCGCAAGGAAGGCTGGAACCCTGTGCGCCGCAGAGGCCAAGACATTAATTTAGCGAACTTCCACTCCTTTGGGGAAGTCTTTGTTCAATGCTGTCCACAGGCACCAGCAGGCGACGACCGTAATAATGGAGAAGGGCGCCGCCGCTGTTATGGACGATGTCTGCAATGCCTTGATGCCGCCTGTGAGCAGCAGCACAAAGGCGAGCCCGGCCTGAAGCGTTCCCCAGATAGCCATGCGGCTCTTGGGCGGGTTGAGCATGCCGTCGGAGGTGTACATGGCCAGCACATAGGTGGACGAGCTGGCGGAAGTCACCACAAAGATGATCAGCAGGGCCATCATCAGCACGGACATGATGCTGCCCAGGGGCACATAGTCGTACATCAGATAGATACCCACGCCGATATTGTCCTTGACGGTCTGCGCGATGTCGGCAATGCCCGTCACCTGAATGTGCAGGGCCGTGCCGCCGAAGATGGAGAACCATACCACGCCGCCCAGGGTGGGCACGATGAGCACGCCAGCGACAAATTCCCTGATGGTGCGGCCACGCGAAATTCTGGCCACAAACGAGCCGACAAAGGGGCCCCAGGCAATCCACCAGGCCCAGTAGTAGAGGGTCCAGTCGTCCAGCCAGTTGCGGTACGAGCCGCCGTAAGGGGCCACCCGGAAGCTGTCGGTGATAAAGTGGCTGAGATAGTTGCCGATGACAGCCATGCTGGTTTCAATAATGGGCAGTGTGGGGCCGAGGATCAAAAGTCCCACGGACAGAACGATACACAGCGTGAGGTTGGAGTTGGCGAGGAGCTTGATGCCCTTGTCCAGCCCTGTGGCCGTGCAAAACGTGTAGAAAAATCCAAGTATGACGATCAGCGAAAGCTGAACGGTAATGTTTTCTGGCAGCTTGAAGAGGAAATGCAGGCCGCTGTTGACCTGCATGACGGCGAGCCCTACCGACGTGGCCACACCGGCAATGGTGGCAAACACGGCCGCCACGTCAATGATGCGGCCAATGGGGGTGCGGGCGGCGTCCTTGCCAAGGATGGGCAGAAAGAGGCTGCTGAACAGGCCCGGAGCGCCCTTTCTGAACTGAAAGTACGCAAGGCACATGGCTATGACCGCGTACACAGCCCAGGGGTGCAGGCCCCAGTGGATGATGGAGGCGCGCAGGGCGTCTTCGGCGGCCTGAGCTGAATCAGTGGCGCCAAAGGGACGCACTATGTAGTTGATGAGCGGTTCCGCAACGCCGTAAAAGACCATGCCAACGCCGTGGCCAGCCCCAAAAAGCATGGCGAACCAGCTCATTGTGGAAAATTCGGGTTTTTCATCGGGCTTGCCCATTCTGAGGCTGCCAAAGCGGCTGAAGGCAAGAACAATGCAAAAAATGACGAAAAA
This region includes:
- a CDS encoding BCCT family transporter, with product MSNTPEVQTSKFVYYVSLIFVLCVVGIGLMLPVQFGSFTGSVFTFLTKYMGWWYMLAVNFFVIFCIVLAFSRFGSLRMGKPDEKPEFSTMSWFAMLFGAGHGVGMVFYGVAEPLINYIVRPFGATDSAQAAEDALRASIIHWGLHPWAVYAVIAMCLAYFQFRKGAPGLFSSLFLPILGKDAARTPIGRIIDVAAVFATIAGVATSVGLAVMQVNSGLHFLFKLPENITVQLSLIVILGFFYTFCTATGLDKGIKLLANSNLTLCIVLSVGLLILGPTLPIIETSMAVIGNYLSHFITDSFRVAPYGGSYRNWLDDWTLYYWAWWIAWGPFVGSFVARISRGRTIREFVAGVLIVPTLGGVVWFSIFGGTALHIQVTGIADIAQTVKDNIGVGIYLMYDYVPLGSIMSVLMMALLIIFVVTSASSSTYVLAMYTSDGMLNPPKSRMAIWGTLQAGLAFVLLLTGGIKALQTSSITAAAPFSIITVVACWCLWTALNKDFPKGVEVR